Genomic DNA from Herbiconiux aconitum:
TGTCGGGGGTTCCGGCGAGCAGCCGGGTCTCGTCCCAGACCGGGGGCAGTTCCGAGAGCAGCCGGGCGGCGAGCGGTCGGTCGCGGTAGGCATCCACGCCGTCGGCGAAGTTGGTGATGCCGCATTCGAAGGCCACGCTCATGCCCAGTTCGTGCCCGTCGCTGGTGGTGCGTCCCGGTGCGCTGAACGCCACCGGCGTGTAGTCCATGGCGCCGACCACATTGCGGGTGAATGGCTGGATCACGTTGTGCCTGGCGGTCAGCGGGAGATCGTTGTAGAACACGTAGTACTCGGCGCCGCGGATGGCTTCGTAACCGATCACCTGCGGCCAAGTGCGCGCCCAACCGCGCGGGATGACCGAGCCGTGGAAGTTCACCATCAGCCCGAGTCGCGCGGTCTCCGCGAGCACCGAGTCATACCAGCGATAGCGGTCTTTCGACTCCGACTCCATGAAGTCGACCTTGATTCCAGCGACGCCCCACGAGCGCCAGAGCGCGAGCCTTTGCAGCTTCTCCGGGCCGTCGATGTCGTGCCAGATCGTCCAGAGATGCACCTGGATGCCGCGCGCGGAGGCATACGCCACGATCTCCGGAACCCAGGTCTCCTCCCAGCCGCAGTCGATCAGCAGGTGCTCCCAGCCGAACTCGGCGGACACGTCGACGAAGTGCTTCTGCGCGTCGAGCTGGGCGCTCGAATAAAAGTCCGACCACCACGACCAGGCTGCCCGGCCAGGGCGCACCCAGGACGGATCGCCGACGAGTGGATGCTGCGGCGGCGCCAATTCGTCGACCAGTCGGGTCTCGACCACGGTCGCCAGATCGCCCGCCACGAACACCCGCCAGGGGGTCGACCAGCCGCGCGCGATCCCGCTGCCCGGGTCGGCCTGCCGAAATCGGAGAGAGGCGGCATCCGGTGCGACGGAAGCGTGCGCTCCACTGAAGCGCCCGTCGATGCCGGACTCCGTGATCAGCAGGTACTGCCCGTTGGAGTGTCGGAGAAGGAAGGGGAAGCCGTAGTCGCCGGACGCGAGCTCGGCCACGTCGACACCCGAGCGCGGGGTCTCATACCAGGTCTGGTAGTCGAGCACCCAGGCGCGGTCGAACAGGGCGAGATCGATCGACGTCGCCTCCGTGTCGAGCGTGGAGACGCCTTGCAGGTCGGGCACCTCGTACCGCAGGGCGAAGCCGTCGTCGCCGACGCGCACGACGATTCGCCACTCGAGTCCCGTCTCGTGGCGGAACGTGGCCGTCAGCTCCTCGTGCTCGAACGCCCAGGGCCCAGTTGCCTTGCCCGAGACCGCGGTGAGGCTGTCGGAGACGGTCTGCGTGACCGACCGGAGCAGTGTGCTGGAGGCCGCCAAGTCGACTCCCCCCACGGTGATGCCGAGTCGCACGACGAGCGGGTCCGCGACAGCGCCCCCGTCGACCGCGCTTCGGTCGACCGCGAGTTGCGGGCCCTCCGCGTCGATTTCGATCACGGCCCGAACGTCTCCGCGAACCGCGGCGAAAGCGGGAAGGATGTCGGTGACCACTCTGTCTCCTGGGTTCGGGTCGATCGGGAACGGGTGCCACGCCCGATGTCGAGGCTATTGCGCACGCGGCTCTCCGAGCTATGGCCTTTAGAACCCAGCGCCTGGACGTTTCGACTCTTCTCCCCGAGCCCCATGCCTGACGGTAGAACGGTACCAGCGGCTCGCCTGCCTGTACCTCCGGCGGATGCGCCGGCACCATCGGCATCCGTAGCGTGCGGGGAATGATGTCACTTCCCTCGTCGGCGACCGCTGCATCCGGGCCGCTGCTCACCATCGACCTCGATGCGGTCGCCGCAAATACCCGGTTCTTCGCTGCGCGCTCGGCGGGCGAACTCATGGCCGTGGTCAAAGCCGACGGCTACGGCCACGGTGCGGTCCCGGTCGCCCGCACGGCCCTGGCGAACGGGGCCACCCGGCTCGGGGTCGCGTCGATCGACGAGGCGCTCGCGTTGCGACGCGCGGGCATCGCCACCCCGATCACCTGCTGGCTCACCCATCCGGGCGACGACTACCGAAGCGCCGTCGACTCCGGTGTCGACCTCGCGGTACCGAGTGTCGAGCACCTGCGCTCGATCGTCGCCACGACGGGCGTCGCCCGCGTGCACCTGCACCTCGACACCGGCATGGCCCGTGACGGCGCCGAACCCACCCGCTGGATCGAACTCTGCCGCGAAGCGAAGGAAGCCGAGCTCGCCGGGCGCATCCGGGTCGTCGGTCTGATGGGTCATCTCGCCGACGGCGACGACCCTGGCGCCCCGACCAACCGGCTGGGCCGTGCCCTCTTCGAGTGGGGCCTCGATGTCGCCCGTCTCTCGGGCCTCGACCCGCACATCCTGCACCTCACCGCGACCTCGGCCACGCTCACGCAGCCGAGCGGCCACTTCACGGCCTGCCGCGTGGGAGCCGGGCTCGTGGGCATCGACCTCTCCCGCACCGCACGGCTCGAGCCGGCGATGACCCTCACGGCACCGCTCCTGCTCGTGCGCAAGGTCTCCGTCGGCACGCCGGTCGGCTACGGACACGACTGGGTGGCGCCACGCTCCACCCGCCTCGGGCTCATCGGTCTCGGTTATGCCGACGGTCTGCCGCGCAGCGCCACCGGGCGCGCGGAGGTTCAGGTGCGCGGTCGCCGGCATCCGGTGGTCGGCCGGATGTCGATGGACCAGGCCGTCATCGACCTCGGCGATTCGGGTGCCGACGTCGGCGAATCGGTCACCGTCTTCGGCCCCGGCGGCGCGGGCGAACCGACCGTCGCCGACTGGGCGGACTGGGCCGGCACGATCGAACACGAGATCGTGACGGGCGTCGGCGATCGGGTGCGGCGGCGCACGGTCGGCGGATCGCGCCGAGGCACGGGTGGCGAGCTGGCAGAGGCGACGGGGGCGACGGACGCGATGGAGGCGCGGCCGTCGTCGAGGCTGCCGACGTCACCCGCGAGCCGTTCGGCCCGGGAGTCGGTCGCATGAGCCGGCTGCAGGTCGTCGTGATCGGTGGCGGGCGCAATTCCGAGCACGAGGTCTCGTTGGTCTCGGCCGCGGCGGTCGTCGCCGGGCTCGATCGCTCGCGTCATGACGTCGTGCCGCTCACCATCGACCGTTCTGGTCGATGGGAGGATGCCACCGGTGCTGAGATCGGCCTGCCGCAGGCGATCGAGGTGTTGCGCGGCTGCGACGTCGCTATTCCGATGGTGCACGGGCGACTGGGAGAAGACGGCGCCCTCGCCGCCCTCTGCGATCTGATCGGCGTGCCCTATGTCGGTTCGGGCATCGGGGCGGGCGCGATCGGCATGGACAAGCGGGTCACGAAACTGCTCGCGAACGACGTCGGCATCCCGACCGCATCAGCCGTGCTGCTCGACCGCGCCACCGCACATGCCTACCGTTTCCGGGAGGCCGTCGTGGTGAAGCCCGTGTCGGCGGGGTCGAGCGTCGGGGTGTCACTCGTCTCCTCGGCAGCCGAGTTGCCCGCCGCGATCGAGGCCGCTCTCGCTGTGGACGACCGCCTCCTCATCGAGGAGCGACTCGTCGGCCGCGAGATCGATGTCGCCGTGCTGCGCCGGGCCGACGGCTCGATCGTGGTGGCGCCGCCACTGGAGATCGAGGCCGAGGGTGTGTTCGACCACGGAACCAAGTACGGCGGGCGAGCGGTGTTCCGGGTTCCGGCCGAGCTCAGCCACGAGGAGCGGTGGGAGCTCGAGCGGGCTGCGGAGCGGATGTACGACGCCCTCGACTGCTCCGGCGTCGCGCGGATCGACTTCTTTCTCACCGCCGACGGGCCGGTGCTCAACGAGGTCAACACCACACCCGGATTCACGGCGCAGTCGCAGGTGCCGCGGATGTTCCAGGCGGCCGGCATCTCCTACTCCGAGCTGCTCGAACTCCTCATCGAGGGCGCTCTCGGCACGCGCCGACCGCTGGCCCCGACGGTCGAAGAATACTCAGACGACCAAAGGATAATGTCATGATGCACTCGCCGATCATCCGCGCCTGGGCGCCTGATGTCGCCATCGGGTTCGTCATCCTCCTGCTGGGCTTCTGGGAGGCCTACGCCAACGCCTACTCGGGGTACGGCGGCGGGTCGGTGACCCTGCTCGTCGCGGTCGGCACCGCCCTGGCCGTGGCGCTGGTGCGCCATGCCGGATGGTGGTCGTTCGGCATCCTCTGGGCCCTCCTCGTCGTGCAGGCGGCGACCATGACCGACCTCATGCTGGTCGAGCTCGCCGTGGTGGGCGTGGCCTTCGGGCTCGCGCGCTGGGGCACGCGGCCGTTGCTCTGGGCCAGCGGGCTCTCCATCCCGGTCGCCACGTTCTTCGCCCTCGGTTACGTCGGCATTCTCGCGAACGGGCTCTGGGGCACTCGCGTCGTGCGCAACCTCATCGTTCCGCTCGTCGACAGCGGTATCTCCTGGCCGCTGGTTGTCTTGCCGATGATCGCCGGTGTGCTCGCGCTGCCGTGGTTCGCCGGGCTCGCCGCGCGCAACTGGGGAGCGGCCCGGGCGTCGCAGCGCTCGCAGTCGGAGGCGGAGGCGGAGGCGCTGAGCGCTCAACTCGAGCGGGCGCGGATGACCGAGATCGCGACGCTCCGCGAGGGTCAGGCCCGGCTCGCGCGCGACGTGCACGACGTGGTCGGGCACTCGCTGACGGTCATCCTGGCTCAGGCAGAATCGGCCCAGTTCCTCGACAGCGCGGAGCCGGCGGCGCTCAAACACACCATGGCGAACATCGCCGCCACCGCCCGGGCCTCGCTGCAGGAGGTGCGAGCGGTGCTCGCGTCACCCGACGGCGATCCGGAGCACCGCACCGACCTCGACACACTGATCGATACGACGCGCGCGAGCGGCAACGAGATCATCGTCACCGATCTCGGCTCACCGCAGCCCCTGCCACCGGAGCTCGCGACCGTCGCGTTCCGGGTGCTGCAGGAGATGCTCACCAACGCTTTGAAGCACGGCCGGCGCGACGGCGCGATCGCGGTCACCCGCCAGTGGAACGACCGGTTACAGCTCACCGTCACGAACCACGCCGAGCCCGCCTCGCCCCACGACGACGAGTCCGACGGCGATGCGGCGAACGCGAGCGGCAGCGGTATCGCCGGGATGGCGCGGCGACTCGAATCGGTGGGCGGCTCCCTCGAGGTGCATGACTCCCTCGAAAGCTCCCCCGTCTTCAGCGTCACCGCCTCGTTGCCCGTGCGCGCCGGCCGGCCGCTCGAGGTGGCGCTCCCGTGAGCGCCTCGCCCGATTCGACGCCCATCCGCGTGCTGCTCGTCGACGACCAGGATCTCTTCCGCGAGGGCATGCGCGTGATCATCGACGCCCAGGCCGGGCTCGAGGTCGTGGGCACGGCCAGCGACGGCGCCGAAGCGGTCGAGCTGGTCGACGCGCTCGCCCCCGATGTCGTGCTGATGGACATCCGGATGCCGGAACTCGACGGCGTCGAAGCGACCCGCCAGATCTTCCTCCCCGACCGCGTGCAGCGGCGGCCCCATCCGGTTCGCGTGCTGGTGCTGACGACGTTCGACCTCGACGACCGGGCGGCCACCGCCATCCGGCATGGCGCGAGCGGCTTCATCCTGAAGGACACGACTCCGGCGATGCTGATCGACGCGATCCGCACGGTGCACGCCGGCAACGCCGTGCTCGCCCCGCAGAACCTCGCAGCCCTGCTGAGCGGGCGGTTCCCGGAGCGCGCCCCGGCCCCGCAAGCGTTCGGAACGCTGACCGAGAAGGAGCGCGACGTCTTCGATGCCGTGGCACGGGGCGCCTCGAACGCCGAGGTCGCCAAGTCGCTGTTCACGAGCGAATCGACCGTGAAGACGCACGTCGGGTCGATTCTCCGCAAGCTCTCGCTGCGCGACCGGGTGCAGATCGTCGTGTTCGCCTACGAGTACGACTTGGTCTGACCGGCGACCCCCTCCTCTTCACGACTCGCCATAATCCGCCCTGCCGAAGCCCATTCGGGGCGGATTGTGGCGACTCGCGAGGGAGTGGGGGCGGCACCTCCGGACATTCCGCCGCCCGCGGGTACGGGAATCCAGGCACCTGCGGACGAGACGGTCGGAACCGGATGCCGATTCGCCGTCGTGCGAGGAACGCGAGGCTGGATCGTGTTCAGAAAGGATCCATCGTGCACCTCCGCCCCCTCCTCACCGCCCTCGCCGCGGCATCCGTTCTCCTCGCGCTCTCCGGCTGCGCCGTCATCGGAGGTGTCGCCGCCGCTCATGGCGCCGGGCGCCCCGACAGCCGGACCGACAGTGCTCCGATCAGCACCTCCACCGACCTCGGGCAGGCCGACGGGTATATCCCGGTCGGAGACCGGGTGGCCTTGACCGACGATGTGCCGGCGGTCACGAACCTCGACCCGGACCTCCGCGACGCGCTCGCGAACGCCGCCCAGGCCGCCGCCGCTGACGACGTGGAGTTCACCCTGGTCGACGGCTGGCGGAGTGCCCGCTACCAGCAGTACCTCTTCGACCAGGCCGTCACCGAGTACGGCAGCGCCGAAGAGGCGTCCCGCTGGGTCAAAGAGCCCGACCAGTCAAAGCATGTGCTCGGCGAAGCGGTCGACATCGCCACCGCCGACGCCATGGACTGGCTCAACCGCTTCGGCGGGGAGTTCGGCCTGTGCCAGATCTACGCGAACGAGGCCTGGCACTTTGAGCTCGGAGCCGACGCCTCCGGCACCTGCCCGCCGCCCCTCACCGACAGTTCGGCCGGCTGACGACCCGCCGCCGGATCAGCGGCCCATATGTTCCGCGCCGCTGAACCAACGGGCCATAAATTCCGCGCCACCGGAACGGCGGGCCATATGTTCAGAGCGCGTTGACCAACTTGTCGAGGCGCGCGACGGTCTCCTCTTTGCCGAGGATCTCCATCGATTCGAACAGCGGCGGCGAGATGCGCCGCCCCGAGACGGCGACCCGCAAGGGTCCGTAAGCCACCCGCGGCTTCAGCCCCAGACCCTCGATGAGGGCGTCGGCCAGTGCGGACTGGATCGCGTCGTGGTTCCACTCCGAGAGTGGCACCTCCTCGAGGGCGCCGATCGCGGCCGCGAGCACGACGCCCGCGTTCTCAGGAAGGCTCGCGAGCGCATCCGGAGCGTAGTCGAGAGCGGCCGCGGTCACGAAGAAGGAGCCGAGCAGCTCGGGCGCCTCGCCGAGCAGCGCCATTCGGGTCTGCACCAGCGGGGCGGCCTGCGCCAGGATGCCGCGCTGCAGCTCGGTGAGCGGCGCCGTCACGACGCCGGCGGCCTCGAGGTAGGGCACCAGCCGGCCCGCGAAGTCGTCGGCCGCGAGCAGACGGATGTGGTCGCCGTCGATCGATTCGGCCTTCTTCAGGTCGAAGCGGGCCGGGTTGGGCAGCACGTCGACCACATCGAAGGCGGCCACCATCTCGTCGAGCGAGAACACGTCGCGGTCGGGCGCGAGCGACCAGCCGAGCAGCGCCAGGTAGTTCACGAGGCCCTCGGGAATGAAGCCGCGGTCGCGGTGGTGGAACAGGTTCGACTCGGGGTCGCGCTTCGAGAGCTTCTTGTTGCCGTCGCCCATCACGTAGGGCAGGTGGCCGAAGCGCGGCACGAAGGTGGTGATGCCGATCTCGATGAGCGCGTGGTAGAGCGCGATCTGCCGCGGGGTCGACGAGAGCAGGTCTTCGCCGCGCAGCACGTGGGTGACGCCCATCAGCGCGTCGTCGAGCGGGTTGACGAGGGTGTAGAGCGGATGCCCGTTCGGGCGCACGATCACGAAGTCGGTGAACGAACCGGCCGGGAAGGTGATGTCGCCCCGCACCAGGTCGTCGAACGACAGATCGGCGTCGGGCACGCGAAGCCGCAGGGCAGGTTCGCGGCCCTCGGCGCGGAACGCCGCCTTCTGCTCGTCGGTGAGATCGCGGTCGAAGTTGTCATAACCGAGCTGCTTCGCGCGGCCCGCCGCTTCGTTGCGGGCGTCGATCTCCTCGGCGTTCGAGAAGCTCTCGTAGACGTGCCCCGACTCCAGTAACTGCGCGATCACGGCGCGATAGATGTCGTAACGCTCCGACTGCCGGTAGGGCGCATGCGGGCCGCCGACGTTCACCCCCTCGTCCCAATTCAGGCCGAGCCAGGTGAGTGCGTCGATGATCTGCTCGTAGCTCTCTTCGGAGTCGCGACTCGCATCCGTGTCTTCGATGCGGAAGATCAGTTTGCCCCCGGTGTGCCGGGCGTAGGCCCAGTTGAACAGGGCGGTGCGCACGAGACCGACGTGCGGCGTGCCGGTGGGGCTCGGGCAGAACCGGACGCGGACGTCGGCTCCGGTGGCGGTGGAGAACGGATGCGGGGAAGTTGCGCTCATGACCCGTCGATTCTACGGGGCAGGGCTCGCCCGAGGCGCCTGAACGGGCATCCTGTGGATGGATCCGATTTGTGCACAGGGGTGCCACGCTGGAGAGATGACCACGACCCCCAAACGCGCCGTGCGTGACGTCAGCCAGAGCCGTGTCTTCCAGATGCTCGCCCGCTCGGGCTATGCCGTGAACGGCCTGCTCCACGTGTTGATCGGCGGCATCGCCATCGGCATCGCCCTGCGCGGCGGGCAGGGCGGGGAGGCCGATCAGAGTGGTGCGCTGCAGGGGCTCTCCGACACTCCGGGCGGCCTGGTGGTGCTGTGGATCTCGGTGGTCGGACTGTTCGCACTCGGACTGTGGGAGGTGGCGCAGGTCATTCTCGCCACCGACCCGGATGCGAAGAAGAAGTGGGGCAAACGCGCCAAGGAGGCCGGCAAGGCCGTGGTGTACCTCGTGCTCGGAAGCACGGCGCTGGTGTTCGCGCTGGGCGGTTCGAGCGACTCGTCCGAGAACAGCAAGTCGGCGAGCGCCACGGCACTCGCGACCCCCGGCGGGGTGTTCCTGCTGGTGGCGGTCGGGCTCGCCGTGGTGGGGTTCGGCATCGGGTTCATCTCGATCGGAATCCGCCGCACCTTCCGCAAACTCATCACAACCCCCGCCGGTGCCGCCGGGCGGGCGGTCACCGTGCTCGGAGTCGTCGGTTACATCGCTCAGGGGGTGGCACTCGCTGTCGTCGGCGTGCTTTTCGTGGTGGCGGCGGTGACCTACGACGCCGAGAAGGCCGCCGGTCTCGACGGCGCCCTGAAGTCGCTCACCGACCTCCCCTTCGGCATCGTGGTGCTCGTAGCGGTCGGAGTCGGTCTCATCTTCTACGGTGTGTTCCTCGGCGCCCGAGCCCGTCTGGCGCGTCTCTGACCGCTTCGGGCTCCGTCTTGGCCGCCGCCCGCTACTCCAGGTTGACCACCGCCACGCCCTCGAAGCGGGCGAAGTCGCGGTCTTGGGTGAGGATGTCGCTCACCCCGTGATCGACGCAGATCGCGGCGATCCGGGCGTCGTGAACCCGCGGCCCGACGACCGCGGCGACGTCGAGGAGGCGTTCGAGCGTCGCCCAATGCGAACTCGTCTCCCCCAACAGCTGGAGCGATGGAGACGACCGCCAGATGTCGATCTGCCGCCGTGCCGCTTGGGAGAGCGCAGCTCCGGGAAAAATCTTCGGATTCGTCACGACCGCGTAGAACTCGTGGATGCAGGGCCAAGGAATCGCCCAGGCAGCTGGGCTCTCGGCGAGCTCGCGAACCGCGGTCGCCGCCTTCTCGTGCAACGGGGAATCGACGAGGAACGCGTGCACGAGCACGTTCGTGTCGACAGCGCGCACGCGCCTACCGCTCGTACGATTTCAGCACGAGGGCGTGAAGCCCGCCGTTCTGGTCGACGTGCGACCTCGCCTCAGGCGCCATGGCGTCCCACCCGGCCACACTCGCGTCAGGCAGCCGGAAGCGCTGCTCCGATCGCGCTTCCTCGACCACTCGCGTGAGCGCCTGTTGCACGACCGCTCGCGCCGTGACCCCGCGTTCGCGGGCGATGCGTTTGATCTCCTTCACCAGGGGCTCGGGAATATCGAATGTCGTCTTCATGCTCATACCGTACAGCCAATACTGCCAGCAGTATCGGGTGGTCATCCTGACCACATCTGGGGAGAGGATCGCGCAACCTCGCGATTGTGCAGGACGAGACGCAAAGCAGCGCTCTAGGCTCGAAACATGACGGAGCGACGCGATTGACTGAGCAGAGCGATACCTCGGCGCCCGCCGACCCCGGGGTCGACGCGCTCGTCGCCGGGCTCGTGAGCCCACGCGAAGCCGACATCCAGCGCCTCCGCAGCATCATCCGGGCGACGGATGCGCGCATCACCGAGTCGGTGAAGTGGAACTCCCCGAGTTACGCGCTCGCACGGACCGACGGCACCGCCATCGACTTCGCCACCCTGAACCTGCGCCCCGGCAACACGGTGCGCGTGGTGCTGCACACCGGCGCGAAACCCGACCCGGCGCATCCGGAGCTCGTGATCGACGACCCGGACGGACTCCTGAAATGGCTCGGCCGCAACCGCGCCATCGTCGCCTTCGCCGACACGGGCGCGCTCGACGCCCGAGCCGAAGGCTTCGGTGCCGCACTACGCCAGTGGATCTCCCAGCTCTGAAGCGCCGTTACGCCGCCGAACGCTGCGCACGCAGGCGGACGAGCAGATCGGGCGCCCGCCGATCGAGCTGAGCGCCGCCGATCCGCACGCCGATCACGAAGAACACCGCACCGAGTACCACGCCCACCACCAACGTCAACCACCCCAGCAGGGCCGAGGCGAAGACCAGGCTCAGCACGGCCACGACGGAGGCGGGGATCATCAGCAAGAGCGAAACACCCCAGGTGGCGAACCCGGAGAGCGCCGTGGTGAACCCGGCACCGGGCGCCGACTTGAAGGGGTTGTCGCCCGCCGCGGGAACCGGCACCACGATCTGCGACGACGACACGCTCACCACCCCGAATCCGCCGAGCAGCGCCGCGGCACACAGCCCGAAGAGCATCGGCAGCTGCGCCCACGAGTTG
This window encodes:
- a CDS encoding glycoside hydrolase family 97 catalytic domain-containing protein — encoded protein: MVTDILPAFAAVRGDVRAVIEIDAEGPQLAVDRSAVDGGAVADPLVVRLGITVGGVDLAASSTLLRSVTQTVSDSLTAVSGKATGPWAFEHEELTATFRHETGLEWRIVVRVGDDGFALRYEVPDLQGVSTLDTEATSIDLALFDRAWVLDYQTWYETPRSGVDVAELASGDYGFPFLLRHSNGQYLLITESGIDGRFSGAHASVAPDAASLRFRQADPGSGIARGWSTPWRVFVAGDLATVVETRLVDELAPPQHPLVGDPSWVRPGRAAWSWWSDFYSSAQLDAQKHFVDVSAEFGWEHLLIDCGWEETWVPEIVAYASARGIQVHLWTIWHDIDGPEKLQRLALWRSWGVAGIKVDFMESESKDRYRWYDSVLAETARLGLMVNFHGSVIPRGWARTWPQVIGYEAIRGAEYYVFYNDLPLTARHNVIQPFTRNVVGAMDYTPVAFSAPGRTTSDGHELGMSVAFECGITNFADGVDAYRDRPLAARLLSELPPVWDETRLLAGTPDTEAVIARRSGDRWFLGGIATGEARTLVIPLARLGGSRLRAWVVTDLPGGEGRGLAETDGLVEKTLVVDVAAGGGFAAVLAPVGAPLFRSAPAERETPPRVEPRLGVLDAGNRAVLSVDAGASVRVPPAWRADRVDETSWIVTAPDSLGAGALGVVTVETPGRRGAPVVTHARLVKPLGSGPIRLSTLPMLSFQNESGPVERDQSNGGGNPRDGNRMRVAGASFDHGFGVSTPSAFRLFLGSRGDRLTGVLGIDDETPDTAAVAIVEADERELLRVTLRAGAETVPFDLDVRGTGILTLRTERRPGDVPVAYERAALSFESGAPDAAHVDWASLILTTHQSDAITSRDDH
- the alr gene encoding alanine racemase, translating into MMSLPSSATAASGPLLTIDLDAVAANTRFFAARSAGELMAVVKADGYGHGAVPVARTALANGATRLGVASIDEALALRRAGIATPITCWLTHPGDDYRSAVDSGVDLAVPSVEHLRSIVATTGVARVHLHLDTGMARDGAEPTRWIELCREAKEAELAGRIRVVGLMGHLADGDDPGAPTNRLGRALFEWGLDVARLSGLDPHILHLTATSATLTQPSGHFTACRVGAGLVGIDLSRTARLEPAMTLTAPLLLVRKVSVGTPVGYGHDWVAPRSTRLGLIGLGYADGLPRSATGRAEVQVRGRRHPVVGRMSMDQAVIDLGDSGADVGESVTVFGPGGAGEPTVADWADWAGTIEHEIVTGVGDRVRRRTVGGSRRGTGGELAEATGATDAMEARPSSRLPTSPASRSARESVA
- a CDS encoding D-alanine--D-alanine ligase; translated protein: MSRLQVVVIGGGRNSEHEVSLVSAAAVVAGLDRSRHDVVPLTIDRSGRWEDATGAEIGLPQAIEVLRGCDVAIPMVHGRLGEDGALAALCDLIGVPYVGSGIGAGAIGMDKRVTKLLANDVGIPTASAVLLDRATAHAYRFREAVVVKPVSAGSSVGVSLVSSAAELPAAIEAALAVDDRLLIEERLVGREIDVAVLRRADGSIVVAPPLEIEAEGVFDHGTKYGGRAVFRVPAELSHEERWELERAAERMYDALDCSGVARIDFFLTADGPVLNEVNTTPGFTAQSQVPRMFQAAGISYSELLELLIEGALGTRRPLAPTVEEYSDDQRIMS
- a CDS encoding sensor histidine kinase: MMHSPIIRAWAPDVAIGFVILLLGFWEAYANAYSGYGGGSVTLLVAVGTALAVALVRHAGWWSFGILWALLVVQAATMTDLMLVELAVVGVAFGLARWGTRPLLWASGLSIPVATFFALGYVGILANGLWGTRVVRNLIVPLVDSGISWPLVVLPMIAGVLALPWFAGLAARNWGAARASQRSQSEAEAEALSAQLERARMTEIATLREGQARLARDVHDVVGHSLTVILAQAESAQFLDSAEPAALKHTMANIAATARASLQEVRAVLASPDGDPEHRTDLDTLIDTTRASGNEIIVTDLGSPQPLPPELATVAFRVLQEMLTNALKHGRRDGAIAVTRQWNDRLQLTVTNHAEPASPHDDESDGDAANASGSGIAGMARRLESVGGSLEVHDSLESSPVFSVTASLPVRAGRPLEVALP
- a CDS encoding response regulator — encoded protein: MSASPDSTPIRVLLVDDQDLFREGMRVIIDAQAGLEVVGTASDGAEAVELVDALAPDVVLMDIRMPELDGVEATRQIFLPDRVQRRPHPVRVLVLTTFDLDDRAATAIRHGASGFILKDTTPAMLIDAIRTVHAGNAVLAPQNLAALLSGRFPERAPAPQAFGTLTEKERDVFDAVARGASNAEVAKSLFTSESTVKTHVGSILRKLSLRDRVQIVVFAYEYDLV
- a CDS encoding M15 family metallopeptidase, which translates into the protein MHLRPLLTALAAASVLLALSGCAVIGGVAAAHGAGRPDSRTDSAPISTSTDLGQADGYIPVGDRVALTDDVPAVTNLDPDLRDALANAAQAAAADDVEFTLVDGWRSARYQQYLFDQAVTEYGSAEEASRWVKEPDQSKHVLGEAVDIATADAMDWLNRFGGEFGLCQIYANEAWHFELGADASGTCPPPLTDSSAG
- the gltX gene encoding glutamate--tRNA ligase, with the protein product MSATSPHPFSTATGADVRVRFCPSPTGTPHVGLVRTALFNWAYARHTGGKLIFRIEDTDASRDSEESYEQIIDALTWLGLNWDEGVNVGGPHAPYRQSERYDIYRAVIAQLLESGHVYESFSNAEEIDARNEAAGRAKQLGYDNFDRDLTDEQKAAFRAEGREPALRLRVPDADLSFDDLVRGDITFPAGSFTDFVIVRPNGHPLYTLVNPLDDALMGVTHVLRGEDLLSSTPRQIALYHALIEIGITTFVPRFGHLPYVMGDGNKKLSKRDPESNLFHHRDRGFIPEGLVNYLALLGWSLAPDRDVFSLDEMVAAFDVVDVLPNPARFDLKKAESIDGDHIRLLAADDFAGRLVPYLEAAGVVTAPLTELQRGILAQAAPLVQTRMALLGEAPELLGSFFVTAAALDYAPDALASLPENAGVVLAAAIGALEEVPLSEWNHDAIQSALADALIEGLGLKPRVAYGPLRVAVSGRRISPPLFESMEILGKEETVARLDKLVNAL
- a CDS encoding DUF1206 domain-containing protein, with the translated sequence MTTTPKRAVRDVSQSRVFQMLARSGYAVNGLLHVLIGGIAIGIALRGGQGGEADQSGALQGLSDTPGGLVVLWISVVGLFALGLWEVAQVILATDPDAKKKWGKRAKEAGKAVVYLVLGSTALVFALGGSSDSSENSKSASATALATPGGVFLLVAVGLAVVGFGIGFISIGIRRTFRKLITTPAGAAGRAVTVLGVVGYIAQGVALAVVGVLFVVAAVTYDAEKAAGLDGALKSLTDLPFGIVVLVAVGVGLIFYGVFLGARARLARL
- a CDS encoding type II toxin-antitoxin system VapC family toxin; the protein is MRAVDTNVLVHAFLVDSPLHEKAATAVRELAESPAAWAIPWPCIHEFYAVVTNPKIFPGAALSQAARRQIDIWRSSPSLQLLGETSSHWATLERLLDVAAVVGPRVHDARIAAICVDHGVSDILTQDRDFARFEGVAVVNLE
- a CDS encoding DUF1801 domain-containing protein encodes the protein MTEQSDTSAPADPGVDALVAGLVSPREADIQRLRSIIRATDARITESVKWNSPSYALARTDGTAIDFATLNLRPGNTVRVVLHTGAKPDPAHPELVIDDPDGLLKWLGRNRAIVAFADTGALDARAEGFGAALRQWISQL